The following are from one region of the Oryzias melastigma strain HK-1 linkage group LG22, ASM292280v2, whole genome shotgun sequence genome:
- the srp54 gene encoding signal recognition particle 54 kDa protein produces the protein MVLADLGRKITSALRSLSNATIINEEVLNAMLKEVCAALLEADVNIKLVKQLRENVKAAIDLEEMASGLNKRRMIQHAVFKELVKLVDPGVKAWTPTKGKNNVIMFVGLQGSGKTTTCSKLAYYYQRKGWKTCLICADTFRAGAFDQLKQNATKARIPFYGSYTEMDPVVIASEGVDKFKAENFEIIIVDTSGRHKQEDSLFEEMLQVSNAVQPDNIVYVMDASIGQACESQAKAFKDKVDVASVIVTKLDGHAKGGGALSAVAATRSPIIFIGTGEHIDDFEPFKTQPFISKLLGMGDIEGLIDRVNELKLDDNEELIDKLKHGQFTLRDMYEQFQNIMKMGPFGQIMGMIPGFGTDFMSKGNEQESMARLKKLMTIMDSMNDQELDSKDGAKLFSKQPNRIQRVARGSGVATRDVQELLTQYTKFAQMVKKMGGIKGLFKGGDMSKNVNPSQMAKLNQQMAKMMDPRVLHHMGGMAGLQSMMRQFQQGAAGNMKGMMGFNNM, from the exons ATGGTTCTGGCCGACCTGGGCAGGAAGATCACCTCGGCGCTGAGGTCACTCAGCAATGCCACCATCATCAATGAGGAG GTGTTGAACGCCATGTTGAAGGAGGTGTGCGCCGCCCTGCTGGAGGCAGACGTCAACATCAAGCTGGTCAAACAGTTGAGGGAGAACGTCAA GGCTGCTATAGACCTGGAGGAGATGGCCTCAGGTCTGAACAAGAGGAGGATGATCCAGCACGCCGTCTTCAAGGAGCTGGTCAAG CTGGTGGACCCAGGGGTGAAGGCCTGGACGCCCACCAAAGGAAAGAACAACGTCATCATGTTCGTCGGCCTGCAGGGCAGCGGCAAAACCACCACCTGCTCCAAG CTCGCCTACTATTACCAGAGGAAAGGCTGGAAGACCTGCCTGATCTGTGCCGACACCTTCAGAGCCG GAGCCTTCGATCAGCTGAAACAGAACGCCACCAAAGCCAGAATCCCGTTCTACGGCAG TTACACAGAGATGGATCCGGTGGTGATCGCCTCTGAGGGCGTGGACAAGTTCAAAGCGGAGAACTTCGAGATCATCATCGTGGACACGAGCGGGCGACACAAGCAGGAGGACTCTCTGTTCGAGGAGATGCTCCAGGTGTCCAACGCTGTG caaccgGACAACATCGTTTACGTGATGGACGCCTCCATCGGTCAGGCCTGCGAGTCTCAGGCGAAGGCCTTCAAGGACAAGGTGGACGTCGCGTCGGTGATCGTCACCAAACTGGACGGACACGCCAAAGGGGGAGGAGCTCTGAGCGC CGTGGCGGCCACCCGCAGTCCCATCATCTTCATCGGGACGGGAGAGCACATCGACGACTTCGAGCCCTTCAAGACGCAGCCGTTCATCAGCAAACTGCTGG GGATGGGCGACATCGAGGGCTTGATCGACAGAGTGAACGAGCTGAAGCTGGACGACAACGAAGAGCTGATCGACAAGCTGAAGCACG GCCAGTTCACACTCAGGGACATGTATGAACAGTTCCAGAACATTATGAAGATGGGCCCCTTTGGACAGATCATG gGTATGATTCCAGGATTCGGCACAGACTTCATGAGTAAAGGAAACGAGCAGGAATCTATGGCCAGATTGAAGAAACTGATGACCATCATGGACAGCATGAATGACCAgg AACTGGACAGCAAAGACGGGGCGAAGCTGTTCAGTAAGCAGCCCAACAGAATCCAGAGGGTGGCCCGCGGATCCGGAGTCGCCACCAGAGACGTCCAGGAGCTGCTGACCCAGTACACCAAGTTTGCTCAGATGGTGAAGAAGATGGGCGGCATCAAAGGGCTGTTCaaag GAGGAGACATGTCCAAGAACGTGAACCCGTCTCAGATGGCAAAACTGAACCAGCAGATGGCCAAGATGATGGACCCCCGAGTCCTGCACCACATGG GAGGAATGGCCGGTCTTCAGTCCATGATGCGTCAGTTTCAGCAGGGAGCGGCGGGAAACAtgaaaggcatgatgggattCAACAACATGTGA
- the haus2 gene encoding HAUS augmin-like complex subunit 2, whose amino-acid sequence MDRWDCSPFTVTPAASLLSRCVASGAVSQEEIDSAFSEPSPAFSPHLNEAKERIRMQKQLDELQLQLDLLKVDMHSSDVAHAFHLTRRSEALQELGAHLLAVLKEQKSLTQRLMAPLALTDLPVPAHLHRFVVESFRMMMDFMERLEEKLRAVRNQEDCRSSLAVLDVCTAQLLTLSAETEALSNRMLQWRTAGSWKNPPASAADGLTL is encoded by the exons ATGGATCGTTGGGATTGTTCTCCGTTCACCGTGACTCCAGCTGCCAGCCTGCTGTCCAGATGTGTGGCGTCTGGAGCGGTTTCTCAG GAGGAAATTGACTCCGCCTTCTCAGAGCCAAGCCCCGCCTTCTCACCTCATCTTAATGAAGCTAAAGAGCGAATCAGAATGCAGAAACAGCTGGATGAA ctgcagctgcagttgGATCTCCTAAAGGTCGACATGCACAGCTCTGACGTCGCTCACGCCTTCCATCTCA CCCGGAGGAGCGAGGCTCTTCAGGAGCTGGGCGCTCACCTGCTGGCCGTCCTGAAGGAGCAGAAGAGTCTGACTCAGAGACTGATGGCGCCGCTGGCTCTCACCGACCTGCCCGTCCCGGCTCACCTGCACAG GTTCGTGGTGGAGTCGTTCAGAATGATGATGGACTTCATGGAGCGTCTGGAGGAGAAGCTGAGAGCCGTCCGGAACCAAGAGGACTGCAGAAGCAGCCTGGCTGTGCTG GACGTGTGCACAGCTCAGCTGCTGACTCTGTCTGCAGAGACTGAAGCTCTGTCCAACAGGATGCTGCAGTGGAGAACAGCAGGAAGCTGGAAGAACCCCCCCGCCTCTGCTGCTGATGGACTGACCCTCTGA
- the tyro3 gene encoding tyrosine-protein kinase receptor TYRO3 encodes MRLLLWSLVVCLRAPAGICGGGVVFTKHPTNQTVSQGKEVRLGCAVEGVSEPDITWMKDGEKLYSTDQVFLTLGEQHWETSHSVKSVQQQDAGQYWCEVEFHGLTFSSRPAWITVEGVPHFIQEPQDVATFPNTPFNLSCAAVGPPEPVEVQWWLGGVREEESRLSPSALHIPGVNSSMKFYCEAKNARGISVSRTGTAYIKVLPEAPVDLQVIWMTDSNVTLSWKPGFSGHSELSTCNVQVVKSKGHRGDLQQEVQVPPHLHVLSFLRSHSNYSARVSCVNEVGASPFSPWLHFSTPESVPSAPPRNLSFDLLERHLSLRWAELQEEELQGKLQAYKLQWILGGELQEPLLFKQNHAQLSGAGRFFNASFQVSACTSVGCGPWSTPVLVLPASVQVQAQRSHIWVGLLLGLLVAVVVGLLLTTVARRREKETHFGSAFKDPGPESSVFFTAARSFNRNASDTQESTLDSLCINSELKNKLQDVLIPENLLTLGHMLGKGEFGSVREAVLKSQDSTIQKVAVKVLKTDITSSGDIEQCLKEAAYMKDFHHPNVIQLIGVSLHRRPGQRLPIPMVVLPFMKHGDLHTFLLLSRLGDQPFDLPQQTLVQFMLDISKGMEYLSSKNIIHRDLAARNCMLHENMVVCVADFGLSKKIYSGDYYRQGSVSKLPVKWIALESLADNVYTTQSDVWAFGVTMWEIMTRGQTPYPGVENSEIYEFLIKGERLKKPSDCRDDIYEIMHSCWSPVPKCRPSFQQLVSQLEALHLNLSPRPPPKEPLLYVNLEGEESGADAGGGAWTPDAEVEAESCSWRVPWQQVEETDWLMPVSGTTLAIGGDYRYIIGPQGAPGDDETAGDVQDEEDTVINL; translated from the exons ATGAGGCTGCTGCTGTGGAGCCTGGTGGTGTGCTTGCGGGCTCCGGCGGGGATCTGCGGCGGCG gtgtGGTCTTCACCAAACACCCGACCAATCAGACGGTGTCTCAGGGGAAGGAGGTGCGGCTGGGGTGCGCCGTGGAGGGCGTGAGCGAGCCGGACATCACATGGATGAAGGACGGAGAGAAGCTGTACAGCACCGACCAGGTGTTCCTCACCCTGGGGGAGCAGCACTGGGAGACATCCCACAG CGTGAAGTCGGTCCAGCAGCAGGATGCGGGTCAGTACTGGTGTGAGGTGGAGTTCCATGGTCTGACCTTCTCCTCCAGACCGGCCTGGATCACCGTGGAAG GAGTCCCTCACTTCATCCAGGAGCCCCAGGATGTGGCCACGTTCCCCAACACCCCCTTCAACCTGTCCTGTGCTGCCGTCGGCCCCCCCGAGCCCGTGGAGGTGCAGTGGTGGCTGGGAGGAGTCAGGGAGGAGGAATCCAGACTGTCCCCGTCTGCCCTCCACATTCCCG GTGTGAACAGCAGCATGAAGTTCTACTGCGAAGCAAAAAACGCTCGCGGGATTTCCGTCTCCAGGACCGGAACCGCCTACATCAAAG TGTTGCCAGAAGCACCGGTTGACCTGCAGGTCATCTGGATGACGGACAGCAACGTGACGTTGTCGTGGAAACCAGGATTCTCGGGTCACTCCGAGCTTTCCACCTGCAACGTTCAG GTGGTGAAGAGCAAAGGCCACAGGGGGGACCTCCAGCAGGAGGTGCAGGTTCCTCCTCACCTTCACGTGCTCTCGTTTCTACGGAGCCACTCCAACTACAGCGCCCGCGTGTCCTGCGTGAACGAGGTGGGGGCGTCGCCGTTCTCCCCGTGGCTGCACTTCAGCACACCTGAGTCAG TGCCGTCGGCGCCGCCCCGGAACCTGAGCTTTGATCTGTTGGAGCGTCACCTCAGTCTacggtgggcggagcttcaggaggaggagctgcaggggaAGTTGCAGGCCTACAAGCTGCAGTGGATTCTGGGAGGAGAGCTTCAG GAGCCGCTGCTGTTCAAACAGAACCATGCACAGCTGTCGGGGGCGGGGCGCTTTTTTAACGCCTCCTTCCAGGTGTCGGCGTGCACCTCGGTGGGCTGTGGACCTTGGAGCACCCCGGTGCTGGTTCTGCCCGCCTCAG TTCAGGTCCAGGCGCAGCGCAGCCACATCTGGGTCGGCCTGCTGCTCGGCCTGCTGGTGGCCGTCGTGGTCGGCCTGCTGCTAACCACCGTCGCTCGGCGCCGAGAAAAGGAGACGCATTTCGG GTCAGCCTTCAAGGATCCCGGTCCTGAGAGCTCGGTCTTCTTCACGGCGGCTCGGTCGTTCAACAGAAACGCCAGCGACACGCAGGAGTCCACCT TGGACAGTCTGTGCATCAACAGCGAGCTGAAGAACAAACTCCAGGACGTTCTGATTCCAGAGAACCTTCTGACTCTGGGCCACATGCTGGGCAAAG GTGAGTTTGGTTCCGTGCGCGAAGCTGTCCTGAAGAGTCAAGACTCCACGATCCAGAAGGTGGCGGTTAAAGTGCTGAAGA CGGACATCACCTCATCAGGTGACATCGAACAGTGTCTGAAGGAGGCGGCCTACATGAAGGACTTCCACCATCCCAACGTCATCCAGCTCATTG GTGTGAGTCTCCACCGGCGTCCTGGCCAGCGTCTGCCCATACCCATGGTGGTTCTTCCGTTCATGAAGCACGGAGATCTGCACACCTTCCTGCTGCTGTCTCGACTGGGAGACCAGCCCTTT GACCTTCCCCAGCAGACTCTGGTCCAGTTCATGCTGGACATCTCCAAAGGGATGGAGTACCTCAGTAGCAAGAACATCATCCACAGAGACCTTGCTGCCCGCAACTGCAT GTTACATGAGAACATGGTGGTGTGCGTCGCCGACTTTGGACTCTCCAAGAAGATCTACAGTGGAGATTATTACCGGCAGGGCTCCGTGTCCAAGCTGCCCGTCAAGTGGATCGCTCTGGAGAGTCTGGCTGACAACGTCTACACAACGCAGAGCGACGtg tgGGCGTTCGGAGTGACCATGTGGGAGATCATGACTCGCGGTCAAACTCCATATCCTGGAGTGGAAAACTCTGAGATCTACGAGTTTCTGATCAAAGGAGAGAGGCTGAAGAAACCTTCAGACTGCAGAGACGACAT ATATGAGATCATGCACAGCTGCTGGAGTCCTGTCCCAAAGTGCCGCCCCAGCTTCCAACAGTTGGTCAGCCAGCTGGAGGCGCTGCACCTCAATCTTTCCCCCCGCCCTCCTCCAAAGGAACCTTTACTCTATGTGAACCTTGAGGGGGAGGAGAGTGGCGCGGAtgcagggggaggagcttgGACCCCGGACGCTGAGGTGGAAGCAGAGTCTTGCAGCTGGCGCGTCCCGTGGCAGCAGGTGGAGGAGACGGACTGGCTGATGCCTGTATCGGGGACCACGCTCGCCATCGGAGGAGACTACAGGTACATCATCGGACCACAAGGCGCCCCCGGGGATGACGAGACAGCGGGGGACGTCCAGGATGAAGAAGACACAGTTATTAACCTGTGA